The Podospora bellae-mahoneyi strain CBS 112042 chromosome 7, whole genome shotgun sequence genome includes a window with the following:
- the DIT2_1 gene encoding cytochrome P450-dit2 (EggNog:ENOG503NUUG; COG:Q) encodes MLGFIAELLLLAAIAIFLVYYIFLLPPRYPENIPTIPFWVALIPFFKDVDQSDIFRQYIDKPLRTHGAVKFFFAAQWNILVHKPSYIAEIFKDEDLYEKSGNQKKIPHSVLAQFLGDNIISSHGQVWKKYQSVIRPGLQRNNFEVDKIVLNADKLCMLVKDAQSRGGRGRGVAVQGLLQRYSVANCSEVILQTNFDALSDNAPINILQSAVKREIFKPIFMNFPILDQFSFPSRLRARKTVDKFRGALRDALIESHDPSSAKSSAPWPKDGLGRRLLDAHQSGEWDEKQMHDNLTVLFVAGQENPQLCLISTLYLLAKHPEIQARLYEELVSTGLSIPALAQNIEMLANLPLLTAVILESLRLFPPIGQLINRRTSQDTLLGHASIVIPSGTYVGYNCYSTNRDPEAWGPTADQFDPSRWGGDVTSIQKQLRLRKSKAEFISFHGGRRACLGEKFALLQMRVTLCKLLGAFMWMLDPEWIDRKTPAGPLYPRDLRLVFDSRELGSEKKG; translated from the exons ATGTTGGGATTCATTGCAGAGCTACTGCTTCTCGCAGCCATCGCTATTTTTCTAGTCTACTATATCTTCTTGCTACCACCAAGATACCCCGAAAACATCCCTACCATCCCCTTTTGGGTAGCCCTCATTCCCTTTTTCAAGGATGTCGACCAGTCCGACATTTTTCGTCAATATATCGACAAGCCACTTCGCACTCACGGCGCTGTCAAGTTCTTCTTTGCGGCTCAATGGAATATTTTGGTGCACAAGCCCTCTTACATCGCCGAGATCTTCAAGGACGAAGACCTGTACGAAAAGAGCGGAAATCAAAAAAAGATCCCTCATAGTGTTTTGGCACAGTTTCTTG GCGACAACATCATCTCTAGCCATGGTCAAGTCTGGAAGAAATACCAGTCTGTCATCCGGCCAGGGCTGCAACGAAACAATTTCGAGGTGGACAAGATCGTCTTGAATGCCGACAAACTGTGCATGCTCGTGAAAGATGCCCAGTCGCGCGGTGGAAGAGGCCGTGGCGTTGCTGTTCAAGGGTTGCTTCAGCGGTATTCCGTGGCCAACTGCTCTGAGGTCATTTTGCAGACCAACTTTGAT GCTCTCTCGGACAACGCACCCATCAACATTCTGCAATCGGCAGTCAAGCGTGAGATTTTCAAGCCCATCTTTATGAACTTTCCCATTTTGGACCAGTTTTCTTTTCCAAGTCGGTTACGTGCCAGGAAAACTGTGGACAAGTTTCGAGGCGCCCTCAGGGATGCTTTGATCGAAAGCCACgatccctcctccgcaaaaTCGTCAGCGCCCTGGCCCAAAGATGGATTGGGCCGCCGGCTGCTAGATGCTCACCAGTCCGGTGAGTGGGATGAAAAACAGATGCATGACAACTTGACAGTTCTCTTTGTAGCTGGCCAGGAAAATCCCCAACTGTGCCTGATATCCACTCTTTACTTGCTAGCCAAGCATCCT GAAATTCAAGCCAGACTTTATGAAGAACTCGTGTCTACAGGACTTTCAATCCCCGCGCTAGCTCAAAACATTGAAATGCTGGCCAACCTCCCGCTCCTGACTGCTGTTATTCTCGAGAGTCTGCGTCTCTTTCCTCCCATCGGCCAGCTCATCAATCGGCGCACCTCCCAGGACACGCTCCTTGGCCACGCTTCCATTGTAATCCCCAGCGGCACATACGTCGGATACAACTGCTACTCGACAAACCGGGACCCGGAAGCTTGGGGACCGACAGCAGACCAGTTTGATCCTTCTCGTTGGGGCGGTGATGTAACATCCATCCAGAAGCAGCTCCGGTTACGCAAATCTAAAGCAGAGTTTATTTCTTTCCATGGGGGCCGCAGAGCCTGTCTCGGGGAGAAGTTTGCTCTGTTGCAGATGAGGGTCACACTGTGCAAGCTACTGGGGGCGTTCATGTGGATGCTGGATCCGGAGTGGATTGACAGAAAGACGCCA GCCGGGCCATTGTACCCCAGGGATCTAAGGCTGGTCTTTGATAGCAGGGAGTTGGGgtccgagaagaagggctAA